The following DNA comes from Ascaphus truei isolate aAscTru1 chromosome 1, aAscTru1.hap1, whole genome shotgun sequence.
TTATGAATAAAGCTGCCGGTTTTATTCAGTCCAGATATAGGTCCTGCtctttaagatggtagttggACTCTGGTAAAGGtgctccagatgggatgtgtcctTGAAATGGATGGATGCAccgtctgaaatacagatgacagacacacctgattgcgcagcgtttttcagcaatcagagccctatctaagacagtgaagaatcctactcacataaccATCCACCTTTTACCCGAGAGGCATGAAGGGGAACTTTGTAGACACCTTTGCCGAAATGGTAATCTCGGATTTAGCGGAAGCCAGTAATGATTTCAAGTGCCACAAACAAAACCTAAGTAAGGAAGAAAAGGCGGCAGTAAAATCCATCCATTTCAaggacacatcccatctggagcaCCTTTACCAGAGTccaactaccatcttaaagaTCAGAGACTGCcttaagatcacggtatcttggactttagcgctggggactttaatattgtttgcgCACTATTTAttatcaggtttggaataacctgacattattgtcacctagctgcttgcTCTTACAGCAATTGCTAGATTATTTGTTGTTTTAGCACTTATTATTGTTTAGCACACTGTTGTTTACACTTACATGtcagtgtaggttagcgcttttggaggggtcATCTTCTTTGTTTTGTATATACAGATATAGGTCCTACGtcataaccaagcaagctgtacgttccaaTAAACACATTTGCAATGCTGTTTCAGTGCTACAATCTGCTTTCTACGAAATGCAGAAAAGGAGAGACACGAGACTACATGTCTATCGACTGCAAAAACAGATGCCATGGGGTACAGTCAGAGTTTATGAGAACCCCGCCACAGGTGAATTGTAGTGAACAATGATGCTTAGCCAGACGCTGATGGTCATGCTAGTGACAGGGAACAAGACATTGCATGACATATGGAGGAACTCGTTTCCAAGCGAGTAAAAGTAGGGTTGGAGAAATGGAAAGATAAGCTTGAGCAAGAAGTCTTCCGCAAGCCACTAAAGCATGCCAAATTAGAAAGAATACTTGGAGGCACTGGTTATGTGCCCAGGCTATAAAGACTTTATCACCTGTGTCCTCTTTAAACATGACTACAGAATGTGGTCATGAACTGATAAAGGGGTTACAAGCCTCTGTACTTCACCTCATGAGTACCAGATAATTGCCCCAAAAGGTGAAAAACAAAATTACTGGTAGGACTGAAAATTGTCTTGAGAAAATACTTTGTGCTAAGGAAAACCATGAAGGTTCAGAAGCAGAATGTTCAAAGGTTAAAGGTTAGAGAAGCGATGAACTTTTGCGCCGGTTTTGAATGCTTCGAGTTCTCATCACTCTTTACCTCAAGATAAAAGATAACCAGATCCACAAGTTTCGTCAGAATCCAAAGAAACAATCTGACAATGATGACAGCATTGAGATGTCTGGAGACCTACTGTATCGTCCAAAAGATTTCTCCTAAAGGTTACATTTTCtcaagagaaagggggagggggttaaaTGGCTGAGCATAGACAGAGATACACTCTGAGGGGAAACGTTATGTGAGAGGGTGAAGGGTTCAATCCTTCATGCTGCTGGGATCAGAAGACCACACCGTGGCTGTTAGGTCTAGTATTTTAAATAAACTCCTAATTGAacaggtttaaaaggcaggaagttacTTCCTGTCACTGTTTCTCAACCTGCAAGAGAGGAGGGTCACAGGAGAATTGCCAGAGACCAGCTGGGAGTCAAACCCAGCTCCCAGCTCAAAGCCTGCAAGGACTTCTTGTTCCTAGAGGGATTTACCTGGAAACAGCGAGGACTCAAAACCCTGCATCCCAGAGAAGCCTGCAAAGAAACAGGATAGTAATTGCTCCAAAGGACTTCCTGGGAATAGCATGACTTCACAGCCTATAACAAAAGGTTACTTGGAGACAGCTGGGACCCTTACCTGCTCCAAGATAAGGACTTTTAAAGACTTTCTATGTTGTGGTTTACTGTctgtctaagggcctcatgcagtaagcgtcgattatgtgaaatcggcaatcttaccgattagtcatgttattggcgttttttcctctccatatgcagtaagtgccgaatacattcaaaatcaacccgaaaacaaatccgcccactctcacgatgattagccgatcacacacaggtgtatcggcgtgcgtggcgcggtgctgataggttgcccaatcacaaatcttgctgaatcaggcgaaacaagcatgttttggattgcgcgccatatttaaaggcaacgtgtactgctaatcattctctgtgttgttgggagtgagagagagagagacgcacagagctggctgtttgaagatttgcatattgactgagagacttgttgtgtattgggtgagctttgtccattgttgttttgtttacatctttgtcttgttttatatgtggaagtgtttcgtgtgattggctgtacatttattgtctgttttttgtgagtgctggaagtatgcccgcaaagcgtgggaagagtgatgctggtgggagtgggagtgctactcgtgggagtacgcgtcggagtgaacgtactgttcaggggagtgatgttgctgagagtgagagtggtgttgctgggagtgggagtgctggtgctgggagtgggagtgctgttgctgggagtgggagtgctggtgctgggagtgctggtgctaggagtgtgagtgctggtgctaggagtgtgagtgctggtgctaggagtgtgagtgctggtgctaggagtgtgagtgctggtgctgggagtgctgctggtggcgcagttgctgatggggtggatggtggtggcgtgcttgctggtgggcagcttttggaggctcttccattggaagaaggagagtccagtcagcacaagccaagctctgaccctaaacctgctcggaagaaacgtgtggagaagccacgtaatcctcgcttcaatgaccaggaaaatacagctcttgtcactggcattctggagcactatgacagtatatatggacatttactaggtaagtgtacatttacatttattattcaaatacatgtgatcctaggtcatctgagttttgttcatatgcaaatatggcttcacaatatctttctatgttaattagtctggaaacacagctttttagcatgccttacaaggacaactaaacacaggcggtcaatttgccataactgcatacaatatgaatgcaaccttgcttacatgtataggtttagtagtgaatgctcatgtgcttcacatattacacataaaacagcatgtttgctatctcttggaacagctagcagtgtaggaaactggtgcttatattattattaatttacctcatatatttgatatgtttttcaagggcggacaagttcagcaagcagaaaagaaatgtgggacacaatagtcattggtgtcaatgcgtgtgggaatcatgtgagggacaagcggaattgtcacaagagatttgatgatattaggtccaaattgaaaaagaaaatacaacaccaacgcgtgcatgctactggcactggaggtgggcccacaccacaacgtctcatattaagtccattggaggagctgcttcgggcaaaattacttcccgtcgtcgtggaaggcttacctggtgaccgtgatataggaatttacccctcacaatttccaccaggtgagaaatattactgtactaggcgtgtcgttgcttacagttattttgcatagttacactgctttttatactgtcttcacaatataagcatacctgcatctatatatgtatatgtctgattctgtatacatatatatctcaaaatagacatatatgttgtagtcctactaaaagcagtaactaatatagcacgtgccattgcgtgctcatttacatgtgaattcccaaaatgcatagctgcagtggaagcaattgatggtgggcgaagatggggaacaacagggtagtacacatgtgtaacacatgttaatcagaaattattactagctacaggtacagaacagaaatatgtagaatattattgtgtattttatttattttactccgacaaacatgacattactgcctattttaagcatgcatcaaatatattgcatgcaacggcctacaaacatcacttgcactaacacatctatagttgttaatgaaaaggtccatttttgatttaagtcatatacagacagcataatgaggcacacgtatcatattttatgtcattgttttcataacttaaaaactgcacacgactatttagctcatctaccattgtgttaaagcagctgcaattaatatctcatcacagcatacacttcaacagagggggtggggttcagcacacacactaattacagcctcattttaggggcaacttagttcacaccattttcacctgtttcaagtaattgaaaggtgtggctcattaggctttttggggaagggaaaaccgttcttacaacctcactagcacaactgaagttaatcacactcatttgaaagcttcactttagctactaaatgccccaacaactcattacttatcaaaccgtacgtcacacattagttcactcatatctatagttgaactactatcaacgacacattatcacacactgcatgtgttgtcttgttgagtcacagccacattcaggtgtgccacatcttatattaatgtaccacacatatcctctaccaaaaacaacactttttgcaatatgaccaccttcatgataaccattgtgaatggtcatctcatgatagttatgtacattatgatactgatatcactacacaacatatgatttttatgtactaatttaatgtatttttcctcacgcattactgcagaaccatagtatgttgtatgttagggaactcaaaagttctaagtacacaggcatgtacattgttattacaactatttatgttcactttcacacacacattttgggttaaggaaatgatgctgttagatactcataaatacagaacatacaataactgtttgttcaatatttacacatgtaaatgtaaaacttatgttattgttatatatagttgcccctgaaggacatgtgtcacctgagactgaacaagtgtcttcacctgggtcagccagctcaacacacctagaaggtgagtgtatcagttggtggccatataatatgtgctcttctatatgttatgttgtcatgttcattatttgttttgcacatcttctttaaataggattacttagtgtcagtgaaaatgaagtgtaaggcaacttgtattgtgttagtgatgttaactatcatgtaggagttttgagtttacagcaagttttcattcactcatatttcatactgagtccaaacattattcttaagtcaaggtagtttttaatgtgaggttataaaacgtatggaaacatgttagttgttacttatgacacagtacaattacatagtaacacagcagagattaacatgacatttaataatttgtacatttatttgtagaacatgatgaagaggattttgaagatgatgatgatgatgatgatgatgatgatgccgccgccgccgccatagacacacaaatacaagcaagtgaccatgaagaggttccaattgaaactgttttaccgccaaaacgtccagcaaataccacatatgatgcaattgtagcttctgagggaaaaattgtggaagcagaaaatcgtcgccattcagacttcatgacagtgctggaaaggatgattgcactgcaggaagaaacagtttcacaattggcacatctccacagagtcttcattgaagtgcctaaacagttgcaaaaaatcaacacctcattcgaagcattagttgttcagcaaacacaagctaattactggagaatgactaatgtaccacgattcaacacctcacaggcaggatctgttcatgcaggtcagttttcaccacattcatctgatattcattcaccagggccaaatgttaccggtcaagtagcagacattgctgtgcagtttcctgatgacatcctaccgctgccatctgtacaaattcagcagcagacacctacaaaggaggcgacaaaaacaaaacaagacacacatgaaacagaccaaccatcacttgtgcagtgtctaccaacttgctcacatgtgtcagtgggcacaagccctgtccgtgaacagtcactacccaaaagccctgtaggtgaatcactgcccaaaagccctgtaggtgaatcactgcccaaaagccctgtaggtgaatcactgcccaaaagccctgtaggtgaatcactgcccaaaagccctgtaggtgaatcactgcccaaaagccctgtaggtgaatcactggccacaagccccgtaggtgaacagtcactgcccaaaagccctgtaggtgagtcactgcccacaagccctgcccgtgaagtgccagaggccactcaaagtggctctgctgtgcctaaagttggtggcaaaagaaaaaggaaaattcaagagacaacaagcaggcctgttactcgctcgcaaaaggaacaaaaaaaataaatgttataattcagaaaatatgtctttggccttgttttgttgacttcacattatctaattactattgtatgtatgctgaagactgtgttgtttccaaactttcaagtatgttcttgtacacgtgaagttttggaaatgttaacactcaattaatgaatactgttataaatatttatgtattaatcgtctgttcagtaatggtccacctggaaccagttgcaaagtttagagaagctgccattgactttgcagcaaaacattgcatttgggtgtgttaattgatgtaagaattgcatatgcatattagtcacatgcatttataaaaacacctaagtaactgcaaacatctttcttgtacgtgtacagcaggattatgtgtaaattattaattacctttgccttgcttgggcattctaattttgtcctttaatcatttgtgtgttcttgtttcaataacatctcagaatgtataaaaatatatatacacacacacactcagtgcgtgtgcgtgtgcgtgtgcgtgtgcgtgtgagtgtgagtgtgagtgtatatatatatatatatatatatatagtactatataaactggtatacatgtattttacaaactaatacacttcatgcttccttgtgaaagcacactattttaataatacaggcataatgtttgagaaatatcctaagtatgagactctaacagtattgtgcttaaacaaatgtttattacttcattcaatcatgtttctcaccatttaaataggtttcatacaaggtatacttactgccatcaatgttgtgtgtactcctgcaatattaaaaaaaataaaatataatatataaatatatatatttttataagaaagagatatttatatatatatatatatatacacacgtatttaaactcatgcagacagggagttaaccagactttcacatacacacagaaatgtaagcggggaaaaaacatttctttttgcaggtgtgtgtttgaactgatatgcctggctaagaaatattttcacacagtggtctttgttactgttcaaaaaaacactatgtgaatgCATTCAaattctagggatgtttttcacaaacgagataaaagaaggagaaatgtttctcccacagtcccatatcacaaaccacaactgttaacccaattagacaaacaaatccaattggcgtttgaaataaggagtcaaagtagttagttttgttgaccttgacaaggaaaaacaggagtttgttagccattcagcacattcattttgatgagcaaataacacagacctgcacacagcttttgtgctactcagacatgactgatgaattcgttaacaatattaatccccttttagggtataagtacatgatctgtgaagccatcttgagcagtcgcggacagaaagcaagcacacgccaaatcgatgatttcattcgagcaaaatatccttattaccaagaccgtaagcatgcacggaattttaattcctcaataagattcactttatcaagtaatgacttttttgaacgtgaccaggataagctacaacacacctatggtttctggaagattgccccggaaaaacaatttctcctgaaagacggcacttatattgtcgtgaaaggcatatttattcctaatggcaatagcaatgtatccgctactactgatccgtttgaatcgatacgtgcagcctccattcctgaaacccacattgtacaagaacaaaagtactatgattatgtaccaagcctttcagctgaaaaggcattggaatgggaacccgaagaaattaacctacctcccgaccaattatttgaagaaagcagtggcgattcctatgagcgcatcctggaggagatatgtgtcatactggattcagcggttgggtcaagcgtggatgaaaatgccttgcatttctggagcgaccagttgcagccaggcgaagagttaattctagaagaatggtaaatataacaatcgttatgcattgactctgcgtttaaattttttttttttttgtaaccaccattttcactttcaatgcgtggatacagcgtaacattgcagactgcataacatgtagcgatcacaaacaaattgtttcctaatacaatatagtagaacctgaaagagtagtacacattgctgacggtatacatatactactttcctatccctttaaacatattagcaacatttttccataactctaacacatacctgttttgttatcatgcaacatctacaacattgaaaaccgggtccaccacgtatgacgtgggacccttgtcatgggccaaggcgtccttaaaaaggattacggatgtaagtcccgcccccaagcgacgtgcgcgcctcaaagcctattggctgtcatgttttgttatagtaacggtaactgcagtgtgtgatgcgtgcggctcagtgtttgtaggcgtaccctgggcgttagccgaatgttaattgagtgggaggagtgttagcgtgcgtttcacgctggcttaacatgacgtcacacgtattgcatttgcgcattgtgttatcggccgtcctttctgtccaaacacgtctggtttaaaagaatacagatgtactcgtttagaatgattttagtttcatcttcattgtatttgaaataaagatgtgatgtttactggtattttctacatgtattgaacgcacaacgttcgctttgttttgcgcatgcgctaacagttagtggagccaagcgtgaagtgcgtgcgcacactaagatgtgcgcgcacatttttcagtatacaggcaacgttcacttcatatacatagttatggctgctacaaatgataataaaaattacatactgatgtacacttgtagttgtaacatataaatgagtgacgtgtgtatgtacacaatcatatagagctgtgtaacgcgttgtcacggatacatatatagtaaggtgccatatttgaccatcatgtgtttgctgtatttcagagatgtcggggaagatacaatcggatcaatgtatgatttcagaagagtctacctttatatgagatgattgtgaggaggagccaccgactactatactacatatggaactaattttatattgcttgcagcgcttattaacaaacaattaaaaaagtgatacccttatgcctatattgcataagcacttaattaacataatgatgttgcaaaatagtgcctattgaatttttcttgagtgttctttaatgactactaacattttatgacatggtgtgttttttatataacagtcattcccactctgctaacacatttgtgtattctattgtgtaatggaacgtatgactgtcgaaactatgtaacaataataataataataatatgagcatgttcatgtatagggctgctagttgtacgcagcgatttacagacacatgtttcagcctgaggtccctggcccgtggaacgtacaaatgtttttttgccgcatgaggcacagggagataaagtgacttggccaaggtcacaaggagcccacaccgggaattgaaccagactcccctgcttcaaactatcagtgccagtgtgtgtctttactcactgagccactccttctcccaatgtaaaggacacttacaaccaagtagccatttatatttaaaatctcttgttacatgggtatgtagataaaatggtttgggactgtagcaaataatgttactggccagatgttatggtcccctccaatgcatgatgttctgaatatgacatcaccatcatgttatgaagtacgtttctgtgtatatttcattaacctaactaaccatagtttacggtgtttattaatcgtttaaaaatacatagtatagtcaatatgatgatataagctaccataataaagctggtgttatcatttgtcggtgttatacatggatcctacaccaattgatagagacacaaacagttgtcttaaaaagtgtgtctatgctagtgatgaatgtgctcccgtaagtaaacaaataagtacagttatccccttttctccaaacacctctatattacatgaatggaaattataaggaaacatacataaaatgtgatgaaatgtgagtaatcattttgtaatacaatgcacatgaaacctcaagagtagctaaatgcatatacatgatacagaaagtacatatatgtaacatttgtgtttaaaccaatatgttgggtttttagttcaaataattataggaagattgaggtagccacatcttatgagagatgtcagcaaatatacataccatgatcagtcatactgcaaatatacctataatgcaaaggaacaatatataaattgcaaacattgacatgccatcttcagtaccgtaaacaacacatcaaagtgtgtatttggtgttaaatgtgcaacaccatgtatatttaatgacattcaaaatgtaaatgagcctggtgtacacatcatatggatgtacatgttacactgcaccaataacattgtatgtatgcatactagaagcatgaatgagtatgggcataatatgtgttttgtcttagcataaggaataacacaatgctaaaatattattgctttgttacccaagttgtattcacatacacacaactaaagtacaattgaagagggattatataacctgtgcaacaataacataccggtgccacatccctttgtgcacacagcagagaaaagaaaggtgtgcaacccatattcatctgtgtcctaacagaaggttatataaagaaacattattgttaatataacataattaaactataaaagtagtactaggaacatatgagtttgtacttacaagaaaaaaatgaattgatgagattctgtcgtgtctggccaccactggctgtttgttcattttcagcagctacatgggtgggatgctcgtctaccaaagcctcagctaggtctgactgtacattgtgcctgagtgcaacattgtgcaaaatgcaacaggcaaggataatatcagacactttttgaggcttgtatagaagagccccaccagttctgtccagacacctaaacctggtcttgagtaggccaaatgtcctctctataacagatcttgtagatatatgggctgcattgtacctgtcctctgcttcagtttgagggtttagcaccggagtcaagagccacggcctaattccgtatcctgagtcacctataatgaatggagcacacataagctgacattagtgatcaaattgtacaatgccaacattcctaaatcaacatgtgttttgtgttagaacatgtaaatatgtactcacccagcagccaaccaggttcaaaatgtccctcttcgaacgcatggaagactgaagagttcctcaggatagaggaatcgtgactggaaccagggaacttgggtaccacatgcattatcctcatcgtggcatcacataccacctgtacattgagtgaatggtagtgcttccgattgcggtacacatgctcactctgactaggtgcaatcaaagcaacatgtgtgcaatcgattgcacccagcacacatggtatccctgctatattataaaagccagtcctgacttccagccactctgtcgcctctgtaggaaaatgaatataattcctagcgcgtctattgagtgcatagagaaactgggtcaaggcccgcgagaatgtagattgcgagaccccgcccactatgcccacagttgtctggtatgacgcggaagcaagataatgtaatgagcacagcattttaacaagcccagggactgcacgacctctggctgtgaaaaaatctaaatccccccttatctcctcataaagagctaagattgctgctgaactcaaacgatagcgacttacaatctcctcctcactcatcccatctaacagggttctctccctgtacagacgcggacgaggcacaagttgtctcctctgtcttctcctctgatctcctgtccctctacctgtccctcggcctgtccctctccctgtccctgtcgtatccgcgtcactgtcactgtccctcggtgtgtccctcccttgccctatatgattgtcttcatcatcaagcatgtcatagaaaagaatgttcctccgtctcctaaacattcgcaacattttgaaatgagtagctgtgaatgagcaggtaatgtgcgtcctttaaataggtatgtgatgatgtcaggtgacatagtaaaatgcaaggtgttacattaacataataaagtacttctgtggcaagctgtgtgcagttcttgttataagtatttgttgtgtgtattctgcagggaatgatgatatttggcaatgatgtgacgtgaacctttgtagaaacattgcttgcaaataaatagttgcatgtgcaatgcatgtaacacttgtgaacgcaacagtcagtcatgtaattaggcaaaaaggctgagattgacgtgggaaaagttttgtgtaacatgtgtaattaggcatgttattgtgacatgttgacaacaatgaatagtcgtgtgcatatgcatgcatttctgtaaggaggatagttggtatagaatgagtttacaaggtgtcccaatgatgaattactgtacatgtgtgtataagttaggttgaagtgcttgtaatgcaacggttacaatgtaaacatgcaatgtgattgagcgtccaataagtgacgtcatgaaaatagggaggacccaaaagtatatgtaaacatgagaagacagatgtacatgaaggtttaaagatgcgtgtcacattacaagcattgtgtaatgtaaaggaagatgaatatactgtgtatgtgtgacatgtgtgacatcatgtaaataattgtcgctgagttgagtaaaatgtgtgatatgatgtgaggttctcctttaagagtgtagtatagtattttcccttgccacatcatcacatgatgagtaatgtgacc
Coding sequences within:
- the LOC142488215 gene encoding uncharacterized protein LOC142488215 isoform X2, with translation MWDTIVIGVNACGNHVRDKRNCHKRFDDIRSKLKKKIQHQRVHATGTGGGPTPQRLILSPLEELLRAKLLPVVVEGLPGDRDIGIYPSQFPPVAPEGHVSPETEQVSSPGSASSTHLEEHDEEDFEDDDDDDDDDDAAAAAIDTQIQASDHEEVPIETVLPPKRPANTTYDAIVASEGKIVEAENRRHSDFMTVLERMIALQEETVSQLAHLHRVFIEVPKQLQKINTSFEALVVQQTQANYWRMTNVPRFNTSQAGSVHAGQFSPHSSDIHSPGPNVTGQVADIAVQFPDDILPLPSVQIQQQTPTKEATKTKQDTHETDQPSLVQCLPTCSHSLPKSPVGESLPKSPVGESLPKSPVGESLPKSPVGESLPKSPVGESLPKSPVGESLATSPVGEQSLPKSPVGESLPTSPAREVPEATQSGSAVPKVGGKRKRKIQETTSRPVTRSQKEQKK
- the LOC142488215 gene encoding uncharacterized protein LOC142488215 isoform X1 produces the protein MWDTIVIGVNACGNHVRDKRNCHKRFDDIRSKLKKKIQHQRVHATGTGGGPTPQRLILSPLEELLRAKLLPVVVEGLPGDRDIGIYPSQFPPVAPEGHVSPETEQVSSPGSASSTHLEEHDEEDFEDDDDDDDDDDAAAAAIDTQIQASDHEEVPIETVLPPKRPANTTYDAIVASEGKIVEAENRRHSDFMTVLERMIALQEETVSQLAHLHRVFIEVPKQLQKINTSFEALVVQQTQANYWRMTNVPRFNTSQAGSVHAGQFSPHSSDIHSPGPNVTGQVADIAVQFPDDILPLPSVQIQQQTPTKEATKTKQDTHETDQPSLVQCLPTCSHVSVGTSPVREQSLPKSPVGESLPKSPVGESLPKSPVGESLPKSPVGESLPKSPVGESLPKSPVGESLATSPVGEQSLPKSPVGESLPTSPAREVPEATQSGSAVPKVGGKRKRKIQETTSRPVTRSQKEQKK